Proteins from one Chanodichthys erythropterus isolate Z2021 chromosome 15, ASM2448905v1, whole genome shotgun sequence genomic window:
- the prf1.3 gene encoding perforin-1.3, with amino-acid sequence MAPLLLLLFLPFALCCETVPSTECEKIPFVPGHNLVGEGFDIVRMQTTGAFVVDVRTYMVGGDHGNCTVCDNKLLNGKQKLPASVVDWRIKVQCRRSLSAKVYETSSSVLKDTTTSASASWKVGLSVPMVAGVAVGGTHSKSARFAKSHSGQDKFSYTSHTFSCRYYSFRLQARPPLTKEFAGSIHSLPAKYDSSSEAAYNHFISIYGTHFLRRVDLGGRVQSTTAVKTCQVSMTGLTVHDVSNCLSAEASGVIKGVKVSGQASYCKAKQQKLEKGNTFSASFSDRITEILGGNGEQQDILFDPSSKNGYGAWLTSLKKIPGVVSYTLSSLHMLVRNDSARRSSLQAAISKYITKNAVSTACPSSCKVGRRDSSCACKCSGHQRVDSNCCPSQPGVATLSVIVKSAAGLWGDVFSKTDGYVKVFYGSGAATTNVIMNNNFPQWNYQWNIGTVVLTERKPLRFEVWDRDNMFDDDLLGKGSLVPTQGKNIQKQFGFKHGSLLIYYTATCGPSLTGLVCEKYAPTPGGDGALNYYQSFGREQPIAFKKNNVFARNKSFL; translated from the exons ATGGCTCCTCTTCTGTTGCTCCTCTTTCTTCCTTTTGCCCTCTGTTGTGAAACAGTCCCCAGCACCGAGTGCGAGAAGATTCCTTTCGTGCCGGGGCATAATTTGGTGGGAGAGGGCTTTGACATTGTGCGGATGCAGACCACCGGAGCTTTTGTGGTGGATGTGCGGACCTACATGGTTGGAGGAGACCATGGCAACTGCACTGTGTGCGATAACAAACTACTCAATGGGAAACAGAAGTTGCCAGCTTCTGTGGTCGACTGGCGCATCAAGGTGCAGTGTCGTCGCAGCCTCAGTGCCAAGGTGTATGAAACGTCCAGCTCGGTTCTTAAGGACACCACCACTTCAGCCAGTGCCAGCTGGAAGGTTGGACTGAGTGTgcctatggtggctggtgtggCTGTCGGTGGCACTCATTCAAAGTCAGCCAGGTTTGCCAAGAGCCACAGCGGTCAAGACAAGTTCTCCTACACCAGCCACACCTTCTCCTGTCGCTATTACTC ATTTCGTCTTCAGGCTCGTCCTCCACTGACCAAAGAATTTGCCGGTTCCATCCATTCTCTTCCTGCTAAATACGACAGCAGTTCAGAAGCTGCATACAACCATTTTATCTCTATCTATGGAACACACTTCTTGAGGAGAGTCGACCTGGGCGGCCGCGTACAGTCAACCACCGCTGTCAAGACCTGCCAGGTTTCCATGACGGGTCTGACGGTACACGACGTGAGCAATTGCTTATCAGCGGAGGCGTCCGGCGTCATTAAGGGCGTGAAGGTGAGCGGGCAAGCAAGCTACTGCAAAGCCAAGCAACAGAAACTGGAGAAGGGCAACACCTTCAGTGCCTCCTTTTCTGACCGCATCACTGAAATATTGGGCGGCAACGGTGAGCAGCAAGACATCCTCTTTGATCCAAGCAGCAAAAATGGTTATGGTGCTTGGCTCACCTCACTGAAGAAAATTCCTGGAGTGGTGTCCTATACCTTGAGCTCATTGCATATGCTCGTGCGAAACGACTCAGCTAGACGAAGCAGTCTGCAAGCTGCCATCAGCAAATACATCACAAAAAACGCCGTATCAACCGCTTGCCCCTCCAGTTGCAAAGTGGGCCGGCGTGACAGTAGTTGTGCATGCAAATGCAGCGGTCATCAAAGAGTTGATAGTAACTGCTGTCCGAGTCAGCCAGGTGTGGCCACGTTGAGCGTGATCGTGAAGAGTGCTGCGGGATTGTGGGGAGACGTGTTCTCTAAAACTGATGGTTATGTTAAAGTGTTTTACGGCTCTGGAGCGGCTACAACCAATGTGATTATGAACAACAACTTTCCTCAGTGGAACTACCAGTGGAATATTGGAACTGTGGTTCTGACTGAACGCAA GCCCTTGAGATTTGAGGTGTGGGACCGTGATAACATGTTTGATGATGATCTATTGGGAAAGGGTTCTCTTGTCCCAACGCAAGGCAAGAATATACAGAAACAGTTTGGATTTAAGCACGGCTCTCTTTTGATTTACTACACTGCAACATGTGGCCCAAGTCTTACAGGGCTTGTTTGTGAGAAATACGCTCCTACACCGGGTGGTGATGGTGCTCTAAACTATTACCAATCATTTGGCAGAGAGCAGCCcattgcttttaaaaaaaacaatgtcttTGCAAGAAATAAGTCTTTCCTGTAA